The Flavobacterium faecale genome has a segment encoding these proteins:
- a CDS encoding ATP-binding protein has protein sequence MKNVIKYFSALSLYFCVLGFSVVVNAQKKQVTEPDIIKVGIYNNPPKIFMNEKGQPDGFFVDILREIGKTENLKYEYQFDTWDHLYKKLQTGQIDVLPDVAYSSKRDSLFTLSKLPVISSWSELFSRKDVHLNSIMDVRNLKVGVLKGAIEAQYMSEFVTKEFEITFTLKTYDTFAQTVKALKNKEIDVLAADRFFAFSNLRDKNIEPTGVIIRPIGLHFGFVKNKNKALVDLFDKNITDLKNDKNSVYYTSLFHWLEKQKSNALPEYIKWFILGTIAALVFALLIVFLLRKRVKEKSDQLSAANIIVGESEDQLKTIAGNLVNGMIYQIVTIDDNVRKFNYVSDGVFNLYGCSAEEVMNDPGLIYRKIHPDDIPIMRAAELKAIHTMTNYVVEVRVINPDGSVRWSYSVAKPRYINGLLCWDGIEYDISERKQLEIDLKIAKDKAEESDRLKSAFLANMSHEIRTPMNGILGFAELLKEPTLKEKKQQKYVAIIEKSGVRMLNIINDIINISKIESGQMEVYLQDSNVNEQLEYLLTFFTPEAEKKDIALLCKKGLPYDDAYITTDREKLFAVLTNLIKNAINHTKSGTIEFGYKQKEMMLEFFVKDTGVGVPQNRQEAIFERFIQADIANKMAYQGAGLGLSISKAYVEMLGGSLWLFSEEGRGSTFFFTLPYDKKESKEAMITLDFEPPIAIAAAPSLKILIAEDDTISRMLIMRVVKDFSREIIIAKTGLEAVEACQKYDDIDLILMDAQMPEMDGYEAMTEIRKFNTTVKIIAQSAYALPGDKEKAIEAGANEYVTKPIKIRVLKEIIAQFFSN, from the coding sequence ATGAAAAACGTTATCAAATATTTTTCCGCTCTAAGTTTGTACTTTTGTGTTTTGGGATTTTCTGTAGTGGTAAATGCTCAAAAAAAGCAGGTTACAGAACCAGATATTATAAAAGTTGGTATCTACAACAATCCGCCAAAGATCTTCATGAACGAAAAGGGCCAGCCTGACGGATTTTTTGTTGATATTTTGAGAGAAATAGGAAAAACCGAAAACTTAAAATACGAATACCAATTTGATACTTGGGATCATTTATACAAAAAACTGCAAACGGGTCAGATTGATGTTTTGCCAGATGTCGCGTACTCAAGCAAAAGAGACTCCCTTTTTACCCTTAGTAAGTTACCCGTAATATCCTCTTGGTCTGAACTATTCTCTCGAAAAGACGTGCATTTGAATTCTATTATGGATGTTCGGAACTTAAAGGTAGGAGTACTCAAAGGTGCTATTGAGGCCCAGTATATGAGTGAGTTTGTCACTAAAGAATTTGAAATTACATTTACATTAAAAACATATGATACGTTTGCTCAAACAGTAAAAGCATTAAAAAACAAAGAAATTGATGTGCTAGCTGCCGATCGTTTTTTTGCTTTTTCAAATTTACGTGACAAAAATATTGAACCAACGGGTGTGATTATTCGTCCCATTGGACTACATTTTGGGTTTGTAAAAAACAAAAATAAAGCGCTGGTTGATTTGTTTGACAAAAACATTACTGATTTAAAAAATGACAAAAACTCTGTTTACTATACGTCATTGTTTCATTGGCTTGAAAAACAAAAATCGAATGCACTACCTGAATATATAAAATGGTTCATCTTAGGTACCATTGCTGCCCTAGTTTTTGCGCTATTAATTGTTTTTTTATTGCGAAAAAGAGTCAAAGAAAAAAGTGATCAACTATCAGCGGCTAATATAATAGTAGGAGAAAGCGAAGATCAACTAAAAACGATTGCAGGTAATTTGGTTAATGGTATGATTTATCAAATTGTAACAATCGACGATAACGTGCGTAAGTTTAACTACGTAAGTGACGGTGTTTTCAATTTATACGGATGCTCTGCAGAGGAAGTGATGAACGATCCAGGCTTAATTTACAGGAAAATACATCCTGACGATATACCTATAATGCGGGCTGCAGAACTCAAAGCGATCCATACTATGACCAATTATGTGGTTGAAGTTCGCGTGATAAATCCCGATGGTAGTGTAAGGTGGTCATATTCCGTTGCTAAGCCTAGATATATCAATGGCTTACTATGTTGGGATGGGATAGAATATGACATAAGCGAGAGAAAGCAACTTGAAATAGATTTGAAAATTGCCAAAGATAAAGCAGAGGAGTCAGATCGCCTAAAGTCGGCTTTTTTGGCCAATATGAGCCACGAAATCCGTACGCCTATGAACGGAATTTTAGGTTTTGCTGAATTACTGAAAGAACCAACCTTGAAAGAGAAAAAGCAACAAAAGTACGTTGCAATTATTGAGAAAAGCGGTGTTCGAATGCTAAATATTATCAACGATATCATCAATATTTCAAAAATAGAATCGGGGCAAATGGAAGTGTACTTACAAGATTCAAATGTAAATGAGCAACTGGAATACCTACTCACATTTTTCACCCCAGAAGCGGAGAAAAAAGATATTGCCTTGCTCTGTAAAAAAGGTTTGCCTTATGACGATGCTTACATCACTACCGATCGAGAAAAACTCTTCGCTGTCCTTACCAATCTTATCAAAAACGCCATTAATCACACCAAATCTGGTACGATTGAATTTGGGTACAAACAGAAGGAAATGATGCTTGAGTTTTTTGTAAAAGATACTGGTGTGGGTGTGCCTCAAAATAGACAAGAAGCAATTTTTGAACGTTTTATTCAAGCAGATATCGCAAATAAAATGGCCTACCAAGGTGCCGGTTTAGGATTGTCAATCTCTAAAGCCTATGTTGAAATGCTTGGAGGTTCACTTTGGTTATTCTCTGAAGAAGGTAGAGGTAGTACCTTCTTTTTTACTTTGCCTTATGATAAAAAAGAGAGTAAAGAAGCCATGATAACACTTGACTTCGAGCCTCCAATCGCTATCGCTGCAGCTCCATCATTGAAAATATTAATAGCTGAGGATGATACTATTTCTCGAATGTTAATCATGCGAGTAGTAAAAGATTTTAGTCGCGAAATTATCATTGCCAAAACAGGTCTAGAAGCCGTTGAAGCTTGCCAAAAGTATGATGATATCGATTTAATTTTAATGGATGCTCAAATGCCTGAGATGGATGGCTACGAGGCGATGACTGAAATTAGAAAATTTAATACAACCGTAAAAATCATTGCACAGTCTGCCTATGCATTACCTGGAGACAAAGAAAAAGCTATTGAAGCCGGCGCTAATGAATATGTGACAAAACCAATCAAAATCAGAGTACTGAAAGAGATTATTGCGCAATTTTTTAGTAATTAG
- a CDS encoding DUF3667 domain-containing protein — MNNKQCLNCEQKVSGNYCENCGQKNDTHPITLKHFLFHDIIHGVWHLEKGILLTIKETFTRPGQAALDYINGKRVKYYNVFYLILMLIGLNILTVHYYHEINHSTVKENIGNGLKFMNFLSANVKVVLLGFVPLIAINAILIFRRLKLNIAEHFIIGGINLLGILVLCLFVNLFSLLSIFQGIKDFAQILKSICLFLIFLFPAWTYFNATKKEYSIMGFSWRILMFYSLTIIEIIIIITSIMYLVTNQTDLILNVNL; from the coding sequence ATGAATAACAAGCAATGTTTAAACTGTGAACAAAAGGTATCTGGGAATTATTGTGAAAATTGCGGACAAAAAAATGACACACACCCTATTACTTTAAAACACTTTTTGTTTCACGACATTATACACGGTGTATGGCATTTGGAAAAAGGTATTCTCTTAACAATAAAGGAAACTTTCACAAGACCTGGACAAGCAGCATTGGATTACATTAATGGTAAAAGAGTCAAATACTATAATGTTTTTTATCTCATTTTAATGCTGATCGGATTAAATATTCTTACGGTGCATTATTATCATGAAATTAACCACTCAACAGTAAAGGAAAATATAGGCAATGGTTTAAAGTTCATGAATTTTTTATCGGCTAATGTAAAAGTAGTTTTACTAGGGTTCGTTCCGTTAATTGCTATAAATGCAATTCTTATTTTCAGAAGATTGAAACTCAATATAGCTGAACATTTTATAATTGGAGGAATTAATTTACTGGGAATTCTAGTTTTATGTCTATTCGTAAACTTGTTTTCACTCTTATCCATATTTCAAGGAATAAAAGACTTTGCACAGATTCTTAAATCTATTTGCCTATTCTTGATCTTTTTATTTCCAGCTTGGACTTACTTTAATGCTACAAAAAAAGAGTATTCTATCATGGGATTCTCATGGAGGATTCTCATGTTTTATTCGTTAACTATCATTGAGATTATCATTATAATAACTTCTATTATGTATCTGGTAACGAATCAAACTGACCTCATATTAAATGTCAATTTATAA